Proteins from a single region of Labedella gwakjiensis:
- a CDS encoding DUF427 domain-containing protein — MQAVLGDRVIATAEDDDLIRIEGNWYFPPASIDWASLEESPTPYTCPWKGVCQYYSVAGGPSDIAWSYPEPYAGAAERVGKDFAGYVAFDPRVTVSA; from the coding sequence ATGCAGGCAGTGCTCGGCGACCGTGTGATCGCGACGGCGGAGGACGACGACCTCATCCGCATCGAGGGCAACTGGTACTTCCCGCCGGCGTCGATCGACTGGGCGAGCCTCGAGGAGAGCCCGACGCCCTACACCTGCCCGTGGAAGGGCGTGTGCCAGTACTATTCCGTGGCCGGCGGTCCGAGCGACATCGCCTGGTCGTACCCCGAGCCCTATGCGGGAGCCGCGGAGCGTGTCGGCAAGGACTTCGCCGGCTACGTGGCGTTCGACCCCCGGGTCACCGTCTCGGCGTGA
- a CDS encoding CGNR zinc finger domain-containing protein — MDVPTGQWFESAEGVKWWFDSGSLALDFAYTGGLGAADGRIDHPWEFLRSTADLDDWLGGRMPAGPATERDVADAHALRGAITRLALSRSRDLPLAGTDIDLVNLYGATPDIPPRLDGGSRQAGRTEPRAAQALSTIARDAIALFDADASGRIRECDGEDCTLVYLDTSRGGTRRWCSMQRCGNRHKVRAHRERRARVDQD; from the coding sequence GTGGATGTTCCGACCGGGCAGTGGTTCGAATCGGCCGAGGGCGTCAAGTGGTGGTTCGACAGCGGCTCGCTCGCGCTCGACTTCGCCTACACGGGTGGGCTCGGGGCTGCCGACGGACGGATCGACCACCCGTGGGAGTTCCTCCGATCGACGGCCGACCTCGACGACTGGCTCGGTGGGCGGATGCCGGCCGGACCCGCCACGGAGCGCGACGTCGCCGATGCCCACGCCCTTCGTGGCGCTATCACGCGGCTCGCTCTGTCCCGGTCTCGCGACCTCCCGCTCGCCGGCACGGACATCGACCTCGTGAATCTGTACGGCGCGACTCCCGACATCCCGCCTCGACTCGACGGCGGATCGCGCCAGGCCGGGCGGACGGAGCCACGCGCGGCTCAGGCGCTCTCGACGATCGCTCGCGATGCCATCGCGCTCTTCGACGCCGACGCGAGCGGACGCATCCGCGAGTGCGACGGCGAGGACTGCACGCTCGTCTACCTCGACACATCCCGCGGGGGCACCCGCCGGTGGTGCTCGATGCAGCGGTGCGGGAATCGCCACAAGGTGCGGGCCCACCGCGAACGGCGGGCCCGCGTCGATCAGGACTGA
- a CDS encoding DUF998 domain-containing protein, which translates to MTTEQTAGPRTDSDATPGDRAVGPSPDAPLVWDPQSLPPARSESPVRTETEAAIGGLAAGLLAALFAAIMFVGKLTPIWGGWSVGSAAMGSVAVACLAASITGYWRSRTQPGQRWRLTLPSWKFIVDTAAVAVVHVAIAAIVTFGAFTILQQGFRDLLVDGYAAIAAVAVGTGLATYAVYLSVSKLTTVTMSQLLVVFMTLGTFASMAISTDPHWWRYHFSHLGTFGDRGSSLFNVTLIVAGVLVTTFALYVDRDLRLLHDRGVIRSRRTASAVSTLFVLLGIALAGIGIIPINLSVVVHNVFSAGASIVFAVMLVSAPVLLRGMPWQFFLVTAGFFLALVGAGLLHFVLNYFNLTAFELVAYIILFGWIAVFVRFLAAVLRSEERATT; encoded by the coding sequence ATGACGACCGAGCAGACCGCAGGACCGCGAACGGACTCCGACGCGACGCCCGGCGACCGCGCCGTCGGTCCGTCGCCGGACGCGCCGCTCGTATGGGATCCGCAGAGCCTCCCTCCCGCCCGGTCCGAGTCCCCCGTCCGCACGGAGACGGAGGCTGCCATCGGTGGACTCGCCGCCGGTCTGCTCGCCGCCCTGTTCGCCGCCATCATGTTCGTGGGAAAGCTGACGCCGATCTGGGGCGGATGGTCCGTGGGTTCCGCCGCGATGGGTTCGGTCGCGGTCGCGTGCCTGGCTGCGAGCATCACCGGCTACTGGCGGTCTCGGACCCAGCCGGGGCAGCGGTGGCGTCTCACGCTCCCGTCGTGGAAGTTCATCGTCGACACCGCGGCGGTCGCGGTCGTGCACGTGGCGATCGCCGCGATCGTGACGTTCGGCGCCTTCACGATCCTGCAGCAGGGCTTCCGCGACCTCCTCGTCGACGGATACGCGGCCATCGCCGCCGTCGCCGTCGGCACCGGGCTCGCCACCTACGCGGTCTACCTCTCCGTCTCGAAGCTCACGACGGTGACCATGTCGCAGCTCCTCGTCGTCTTCATGACCCTCGGCACCTTCGCGAGCATGGCGATCTCCACCGACCCGCACTGGTGGCGCTACCACTTCAGCCACCTCGGCACGTTCGGCGATCGTGGCAGCAGCCTGTTCAACGTCACGCTCATCGTGGCGGGAGTGCTCGTCACGACCTTCGCGCTCTACGTGGATCGTGACCTGCGCCTCCTCCACGATCGGGGCGTCATCCGGTCTCGGCGGACCGCGAGCGCCGTCTCGACCCTGTTCGTCCTGCTCGGGATCGCGCTCGCGGGCATCGGGATCATCCCCATCAATCTGAGCGTCGTCGTCCACAACGTGTTCTCCGCCGGAGCGAGCATCGTCTTCGCGGTGATGCTTGTGAGCGCCCCCGTGCTCCTGCGCGGGATGCCCTGGCAGTTCTTCCTCGTGACGGCCGGCTTCTTCCTCGCTCTCGTCGGAGCCGGCCTCCTCCACTTCGTGCTCAACTACTTCAACCTCACGGCATTCGAGCTCGTCGCGTACATCATCCTGTTCGGGTGGATCGCGGTGTTCGTGCGGTTCCTCGCGGCGGTCCTCCGCTCGGAGGAGCGGGCCACGACATAG
- a CDS encoding spermidine synthase has translation MDNPHVRLQGSGFQAVIEPDRFVPGSFQLVVDGTPQSHVNLEDPSDLTFEYVRRIGHVADLVAEPGAPITAVHLGAGALTLPRYVEATRPGSRQQVVEIERDLVDFVREHLPLPKRASIRVRYGDAREVVGRLPSALHGACDLVIVDIFQGARTPAHVTSVEFYREVARLLAPDGLLAVNVADGPGLAFARSQVSTLSAALDHVAVIAEAQILKGRRFGNLVLVGSPSELPFDFLPRLLAGGPHPARAVSGRELREFASGAPIATDATATGSPPPSKSVFQVKPGR, from the coding sequence ATGGACAATCCCCACGTGCGGCTCCAGGGCAGCGGCTTCCAGGCCGTGATCGAACCCGACCGCTTCGTCCCCGGCAGCTTCCAGCTCGTCGTCGACGGGACCCCCCAGTCGCACGTGAACCTCGAGGATCCGAGCGATCTGACCTTCGAGTACGTTCGACGCATCGGTCACGTCGCGGACCTCGTCGCCGAGCCCGGCGCCCCCATCACCGCCGTTCACCTCGGCGCTGGAGCACTCACCCTCCCCCGCTACGTCGAGGCGACCAGGCCGGGCAGCAGGCAGCAGGTCGTGGAGATCGAACGGGATCTCGTCGACTTCGTCAGGGAGCACCTCCCGCTGCCCAAGCGCGCGTCGATCCGCGTGCGGTACGGCGACGCCCGCGAGGTCGTCGGGCGGCTGCCGTCCGCATTGCACGGCGCGTGCGACCTCGTCATCGTGGACATCTTCCAGGGCGCCCGCACGCCGGCGCACGTCACGAGCGTCGAGTTCTACCGCGAGGTCGCCCGCCTCCTCGCCCCCGACGGCCTCCTGGCCGTCAACGTGGCAGACGGCCCGGGTCTCGCGTTCGCCCGCAGCCAGGTCTCCACCCTCTCCGCGGCTCTCGACCACGTGGCCGTGATCGCCGAGGCCCAGATCCTCAAGGGGCGCCGTTTCGGCAACCTCGTGCTCGTGGGTTCGCCGTCGGAGCTGCCCTTCGACTTCCTCCCCCGACTCCTCGCCGGAGGCCCACACCCCGCCAGAGCGGTGTCCGGTCGTGAGCTGCGCGAGTTCGCCTCCGGCGCACCGATCGCGACGGACGCGACGGCGACGGGCTCTCCTCCCCCGTCGAAGTCGGTCTTCCAGGTCAAGCCGGGTCGCTGA
- a CDS encoding SprT-like domain-containing protein: protein MADLARVKVWADALITLHLDPAVWSFGFDNAKKRAGLCNYTDHRITVSRYLAARYEDDEVHQILLHEVAHALAGASVGHGAEWKRIAEELGYEGARLHSGRTADELAPWVGTCPSGHTVYRHRRPNRRSSCAVCSRSFDARFEIAWRRREITPAMRRSAAASAPL from the coding sequence ATGGCAGATCTCGCTCGAGTGAAGGTCTGGGCGGACGCGCTCATCACCCTCCACCTCGACCCGGCCGTGTGGTCCTTCGGGTTCGACAACGCAAAGAAGCGTGCCGGGCTGTGCAACTACACGGATCACCGCATCACGGTGTCCCGCTACCTCGCCGCGCGCTACGAGGACGACGAAGTGCACCAGATCCTCCTCCACGAGGTGGCGCACGCCCTCGCCGGCGCGTCCGTCGGCCATGGAGCGGAGTGGAAGCGCATCGCCGAGGAACTCGGGTACGAGGGGGCCCGCCTGCACTCCGGGCGCACCGCCGACGAGCTCGCACCCTGGGTCGGCACGTGCCCGAGCGGGCACACGGTCTATCGGCACCGGCGACCCAACCGGCGCAGCTCGTGCGCCGTGTGCTCCCGCAGCTTCGACGCCCGCTTCGAGATCGCGTGGCGCCGCCGCGAGATCACGCCGGCCATGCGCCGCAGCGCCGCCGCGTCGGCCCCGCTGTGA
- a CDS encoding DEAD/DEAH box helicase, with protein sequence MSDITFSTLGVPAPLLTVLAADGKTEPFPIQADTLPDTLAGRDVLGRGKTGSGKTIAFAIPLVARLGGSLAGGKRRPGRPLALILAPTRELATQIDAVVAPLAAAYNLTTTTIFGGVSQARQVSALKSGVDIIVACPGRLEDLMKQGFVSLDAIEITVIDEADHMADLGFLPVVTRILEKTPANGQRLLFSATLDNGVDKLVRRFLHDEVLHSVDEANSPVAAMTHHVFEVESVEAKKVLVEKLASGTGRRILFLRTKHHAKKLAKQLTASGIPAVDLHGNLSQPQRDRNLKAFGEGSVRVLVATDVAARGVHVDDVELVVHVDPPMEHKAYLHRSGRTARAGSEGDVVTVSLPAQRSDLSSLLRKAKISVKPTVVTADSREVTALVGDVAAYVKPAPEERRSQGGGGTSQGANARRKRASRDGDASGRQGGRGQGGRDGQRGQDARPARAQGGNAEGGRGQGGARRGGRDESAGQRPARDAAPRTSGGRSGGQSSGAGASGGRRGGSSGAKAPMRVGSLVGGRSSGTSRGNGPRRAQG encoded by the coding sequence GTGTCCGACATCACCTTCAGCACGCTCGGCGTGCCGGCTCCCCTTCTCACCGTCCTCGCGGCGGATGGCAAGACGGAGCCGTTCCCCATCCAGGCCGACACCCTTCCCGACACGCTCGCCGGCCGTGACGTGCTCGGCCGCGGCAAGACGGGATCCGGCAAGACCATCGCCTTCGCGATCCCCCTCGTCGCCCGTCTCGGCGGGTCGCTCGCCGGCGGCAAGCGTCGCCCCGGCCGCCCCCTGGCTCTGATCCTCGCTCCCACCCGCGAGCTCGCGACCCAGATCGACGCCGTCGTGGCGCCTCTCGCCGCCGCGTACAACCTCACCACCACGACGATCTTCGGCGGCGTGAGCCAGGCCCGCCAGGTCTCCGCTCTCAAGAGCGGCGTCGACATCATCGTGGCGTGCCCCGGCCGCCTCGAGGACCTCATGAAGCAGGGCTTCGTGTCGCTCGACGCCATCGAGATCACCGTGATCGACGAGGCAGACCACATGGCCGACCTCGGGTTCCTCCCCGTCGTCACACGCATCCTCGAGAAGACGCCGGCGAACGGCCAGCGCCTCCTGTTCTCCGCCACGCTCGACAACGGCGTGGACAAGCTCGTCCGGCGCTTCCTGCACGACGAGGTGCTCCACTCCGTCGACGAGGCCAACTCCCCCGTCGCCGCGATGACCCACCACGTGTTCGAGGTGGAGAGCGTCGAGGCCAAGAAGGTCCTCGTCGAGAAGCTCGCCTCCGGCACCGGTCGCCGCATCCTCTTCCTCCGGACGAAGCACCACGCGAAGAAGCTCGCGAAGCAGCTCACCGCGTCGGGCATCCCCGCCGTCGACCTGCACGGGAACCTGTCGCAGCCGCAGCGCGACCGCAACCTCAAGGCGTTCGGCGAGGGCAGCGTCCGCGTGCTCGTCGCGACCGACGTCGCCGCGCGCGGCGTCCACGTCGACGACGTCGAGCTCGTCGTGCACGTCGACCCGCCCATGGAGCACAAGGCGTACCTGCACCGCTCCGGTCGCACAGCGCGAGCGGGCAGCGAGGGCGACGTCGTGACGGTGTCGCTCCCCGCGCAGCGCTCCGACCTCTCCTCGCTCCTGCGCAAGGCGAAGATCTCCGTGAAGCCGACCGTCGTGACGGCCGACTCGCGCGAAGTCACGGCACTCGTCGGAGATGTGGCCGCCTACGTGAAGCCGGCTCCCGAGGAGCGTCGCTCCCAGGGCGGCGGCGGTACCTCGCAGGGCGCCAATGCACGACGCAAGCGCGCGTCCCGCGACGGAGACGCCAGCGGTCGTCAGGGCGGTCGCGGCCAGGGCGGTCGCGACGGTCAGCGCGGTCAGGACGCACGACCGGCCAGGGCTCAGGGCGGCAACGCCGAGGGCGGTCGCGGCCAGGGCGGCGCACGTCGCGGCGGACGCGACGAGTCCGCCGGGCAGCGCCCTGCGCGCGACGCGGCTCCGCGCACGTCCGGCGGTCGTTCCGGCGGCCAGTCGTCCGGCGCAGGCGCCTCCGGTGGCCGCCGCGGCGGTTCCTC
- a CDS encoding EVE domain-containing protein, whose amino-acid sequence MAIRYWLAVAHRDHVRRAVEHGVAQLTFGRREGLDRMRESDGLAFYSARDLPDGNPVRAFTAVGRVTDDDLYRVGGVDSGWRPWRRRVDFRADVADAPVRPLLHVLEFTRHTADWGLQLRAGFLELSRHDFEVIEQAMRIQPGERYPRSPLR is encoded by the coding sequence GTGGCGATCCGGTATTGGCTGGCGGTGGCGCACCGCGATCACGTCCGGCGCGCCGTGGAGCACGGCGTCGCGCAGCTGACCTTCGGGCGCCGCGAGGGCCTCGACCGCATGCGCGAGTCCGACGGGCTCGCGTTCTACTCGGCGAGGGACCTTCCGGACGGGAATCCCGTGCGCGCCTTCACCGCCGTCGGGCGAGTCACGGACGATGACCTCTATCGCGTCGGCGGCGTCGACTCGGGATGGCGACCGTGGCGTCGCCGGGTGGACTTCCGCGCCGATGTCGCCGACGCACCGGTCCGGCCCCTCCTCCACGTGCTCGAGTTCACGCGGCACACGGCCGATTGGGGCCTCCAGCTGCGCGCCGGGTTCCTCGAACTGAGCCGTCACGACTTCGAGGTCATCGAGCAGGCGATGCGGATCCAGCCGGGGGAACGGTACCCGCGCTCTCCTCTACGATGA
- a CDS encoding DUF1697 domain-containing protein, whose protein sequence is MSAADLHVALLRGVNVNGVTVRSAPLAAVFRDLGFESVRTVLASGNVVFDGGQTPESELKERIEGALEDAFGYDAWIVLTSQSRISRVVEGFPFEEVEGRQPYVLFGSDPAILAELAGFALADTTADAERVVPGDGVLYWDLPRGSSTDTAFAKRTARTRYRSSTTTRNLRTLRKLL, encoded by the coding sequence GTGAGCGCGGCGGACCTCCACGTCGCCCTCCTCCGAGGCGTCAACGTCAACGGCGTGACCGTGAGGTCTGCCCCGCTCGCCGCCGTGTTCCGCGACCTCGGCTTCGAGTCGGTGCGCACCGTCCTCGCGAGCGGCAACGTCGTGTTCGACGGTGGGCAGACGCCGGAATCGGAGCTCAAGGAGCGCATCGAGGGAGCGCTCGAGGACGCCTTCGGCTACGACGCGTGGATCGTCCTCACAAGCCAGAGCCGCATCAGCCGCGTCGTGGAGGGCTTCCCGTTCGAGGAGGTCGAGGGACGGCAGCCGTACGTCCTCTTCGGTTCCGACCCCGCGATCCTGGCCGAACTCGCCGGTTTCGCGCTCGCAGACACGACCGCGGACGCCGAGCGGGTCGTGCCCGGCGACGGGGTCCTCTACTGGGACCTCCCCCGAGGGTCGAGCACCGACACCGCTTTCGCGAAGCGCACCGCGCGCACGCGCTACCGCTCCAGCACGACCACCCGCAACCTCCGGACCCTGCGCAAGCTCCTCTGA
- a CDS encoding tetratricopeptide repeat protein encodes MTNSIILGYDAATLREKVDLRAVGERLDELGDLRSLTALCEKAWLLKVAGQLDEALDVANEAVRLARFTGDRKELVRPRLLRAQVLQFRGSYDDAIHELNACVDEAHTHEWTLYEAFSLQHRGKVYFDLERFEEALADFQAAAELRRELGAPDEQIESSLIAIAVTESYLADRV; translated from the coding sequence GTGACGAACAGCATCATCCTCGGTTACGACGCGGCGACCCTCCGCGAGAAGGTCGATCTCCGCGCCGTTGGAGAGCGGCTGGACGAGCTCGGCGACCTCCGCAGCCTCACGGCGCTCTGCGAGAAGGCCTGGCTCCTGAAGGTCGCCGGACAGCTCGACGAGGCGCTCGACGTCGCGAACGAGGCCGTGCGACTCGCCCGCTTCACGGGCGATCGCAAGGAACTCGTGAGGCCTCGCCTCCTCCGGGCCCAGGTGCTCCAGTTCCGCGGATCGTACGACGACGCGATCCACGAGCTGAACGCCTGCGTTGACGAGGCCCACACCCACGAGTGGACGCTGTACGAGGCCTTCAGCCTGCAGCACCGCGGCAAGGTGTACTTCGACCTGGAACGGTTCGAGGAGGCTCTCGCCGACTTCCAGGCGGCCGCCGAGCTGCGCCGCGAGCTCGGCGCTCCTGACGAGCAGATCGAGTCGTCGCTCATCGCCATCGCGGTGACGGAATCGTACCTGGCCGACCGGGTCTGA
- a CDS encoding VOC family protein, with protein MIQVTFDASDPHALAAFWADLLSYEVEDHAEFVDSLLATGQLAPEEVIVRDGRSAFADVAAASDPSGEGPRLFFQKVPEPKTSKNRVHVDVRVPEERREDESKRLIDKGATLLWITSDRGPTTYTMQDPEGNEFCLD; from the coding sequence ATGATCCAGGTGACATTCGACGCGAGTGACCCGCATGCGCTCGCCGCGTTCTGGGCCGATCTTCTGAGCTATGAGGTCGAAGACCACGCCGAGTTCGTGGACTCCCTCCTCGCGACCGGGCAGCTCGCGCCGGAAGAGGTGATCGTCCGCGACGGACGCTCCGCTTTCGCCGACGTGGCGGCGGCGAGCGACCCGTCGGGGGAAGGGCCCCGCCTGTTCTTCCAGAAGGTGCCGGAGCCGAAGACGTCGAAGAACCGCGTGCACGTCGACGTCCGCGTGCCGGAGGAGCGCCGCGAGGACGAGTCGAAGAGGCTCATCGACAAGGGCGCGACGCTCCTCTGGATCACGAGCGATCGCGGACCGACCACCTACACGATGCAGGACCCCGAGGGGAACGAGTTCTGCCTGGACTGA